GCCTCGCGCTTCAGTGGCGCTCCGCGCTGGAAGCCAGCGGCGTCTCGACGAGCATGACGTGCCGGCTCCACCACGGAATCCGTGTGCCGCTGGTCTGCGGCCTGCGCCGGCCCGTGCTGCTGCTGCCCGAGGAAGCCGCCGGCTGGGATCCTGCGATTCTCCGTGCCGTGCTGGCACATGAGATCGCTCACCTTCGCCGCCGCGATCCTCTATGGCTCGCGGTGGCGCACGTCGCGCGCGCCATCTACTGGTTTCATCCGTTGGCCTGGCTGGCCGTCCGCGCGCTGCGCGCCGAGAGCGAGCGCGCATGCGACGATGCCGTCATCCGCACGGGCGAGAAGCCGTCGCGCTATGCCGAGACCCTGCTCGGGTTCGTCCCGAGCGCGGCTCCGGAGCCGGCCGCCGCGCTGGCCTTCATGCGGCGCGGCGGGCTGGAAGACCGCATCACCGGCGTCCTCGATCCCCGGCGTGATCGCGGCGCCCTCGGTCGCGGCGAGCGATCTCTAGTGATCGCACTGGCCCTGACGGGAGTCGTCTTTCTGGCCGCGGTCCAGCCGGTCGCCGTCACGACGTCGCGCGCCGCTTCGAGCGCTCCAAAGGCCGAAAGCTCGGAGACGTTCGATGAACGGTGGACGACGAAAGCCCGCTCGGTCGAGCCGACTTCCGCGCGCTTCCGCAACCGCACCGACTCGCCGGTGCGAATCCGCTATGCCGAGGTTCGGAACGTTGAAGGAGCGGCTCGCGGCTCGGTGGGCATCACGATGCCCGAGCTGGTCATCGAGAATCGCGATCCCTCGCGGCGCCTGGTCGCGCTGCTGATGGGCTTCGACCTTCCGACGACGCGCGACCGCACGTGGGTGGATATCGCCATCGCACCCGCGGAGACCGCGAGGCTGGAGCTGCAGTCGCGGCAGTGGTCCGCCGTCGTTCCCGCCGAGGATGCGAGCCAGCTGACCCTCCACATCGCCGGAGCGCGTTTCGACGATGGGCACTCGTGGCGAGCGTCACCCTCGGCGCCGTCCGGCAAGCCCGGGACCTCACCGAAAGATGCGCCCGTGGCGAAGGGACCTTCGAGTGGCGCCACTCCGGCGCCCCCGGCGCCGGACTGGGCCGATCAGAAATGGCCGGAAACCAAATGGCCGGAACAGAAGGATCCCAAGACCCAGTGGCCCAAGACGCCCATGCCCGATCAGCAGTGGCCCGAGACGGCGTGGCCGGATACCAAGGACAAGGTCACGCCGAGGGCGCCCGATCCAGCCAATGCTCCAAAACCGCCGCGCGATGCCCGGAAGATCCCCGCACGGATCCGAAACCCCGAGGGCGCGCCGGTGATGATCGTCGAAGCGCTCACGCCGGTGCACGAAGCCCCGAAGCCAGGAGAGCAGCCGATGACCTGGCTGCCGGACGTGAAGCTCGAAAACCGCAGCAGCAAGACGGTCGTGAGCGTGCGGCTGCGCTACAAACCGGACACCGGGAGCCACGCGGTCACCGGCCAGAATGTGCGGATCGCCCCTCATGGCTCCGCCGTCGTCCACCGCGACCTCGAGACCTGGGGCAGGCCGCAGGACATGACCGTTCAGCTGCTCGGCGTGCGTTTTTCCGACGGGAGCGTCTGGGGAACGTTGGACTCCGCCATCGACGCCCGCGATCAGTGGGTCTATCCGCTCTCGCCCGAAGGGCGCTGAGCGAGGCTAGCCGATGAGCTCGATCCGGACGTGCTCCGTCCCGCGCTGCACCATCTGCAGCCTGCGAGCGGCGGCGTAAGAGAGGTCGATCACACGGCCCTTCACGAACGGGCCGCGATCATTGATCTGGACGACCACAGCCCTCCCGTTCCTCAGATTGGTGACCCGCACCCGGGTGCCAAACGGCAGCGTGCGATGAGCCGCCGTCATCCCGTACATGTTGAAGCGCTCCCCACTCGCGGTCAGCAGGCGGTGGAAACGCGCGCCGTAGAACGAAGCCACACCGACTTCGCGGTCCACGGTGAGATCGGGCGACTTCGTATCCGCGGCGGGCCGCAAGGGAAGTCCCGCCATGCAGAACGCGAGCAGCAACATGCTGAGCCACACCCTCGGGTGCATTGAACCTCCGAGTGAAAGGGATTGCGATTGGATCAAGAGTCGGCGCGGGGGCTGGAGACGAACGAGCCTAGCGGCTCACGTCCCTTGAGACGTCATGCCTCCCCGATCGACGTCATCGAGACATCAAAGAATTGGCCCGGCGAGGGAAAATCAGGCCGTGATGGCTGTATCAGGGCAGGCGAGAAGCGGATTCCGCCACGACATCCAGACGCACGCGGACGGTTCCGGGTCCGATCATGCCCAGCTTGCGGGCGGCCGCGTAGGACACGTCGATGACCCGCTTCTTCTTCCATGGCCCGCGGTCATTGATGCGCACCACCACGTCGCGGCCGTTCTTGAGATTGGTCACCCGCACGCGAGTGCCGAAGGGAAGCGTGCGGTGAGCCGCAGTCATCTCGTGCATGTCGAAGCGCTCGCCGCTGGCCGTCCGGCGGCCGTGCCACCGCCCAGCGTAGTACGAGGCCACACCCATCTGGGGCTCGACCGGGGGGGAGGCCACTCTCATCGGCCCCGTCGTCGCGCATGAGACCGCGGCGAGAGCGAGGGCCAGGAGCCCGATCCGAGAGACGGCGTGGAGGTGCTGGACGTGCATGCTTCCGTTATCGGCGCACCGGGAGCCGGCCTGCAGGCCCCGCTTCACTCCCTCAGGTAGCCCCAGCTGTGGAGCCGGTCGCTGTCCTCTTCGAGCCAGCGATCGCCGATGTCCTCGCGGTAGTACATGTTGGGGATCATCACATTGCGCACGCGGTTGTAGGCCTGCCGCTGAGCCTGCTTCATCGAGGACCCGGTCCCGCACACGATCAGCACCACGCCCGAAGTCCCGGTGACCAGCCATTCACCGTTCACCGTCTTCACGTCCTCGATGTGGATCCCGTCGCGGCTCGCCGTCTTGAACAGGATCACCGCGTCCTTGGAGCTGCTGTCGAAAGTCTCCTGGTCGTTGAACGGGAACGGCGGGACCACGATGCGCACGCCGACCTGGAACCCGCTCCTGGCCCGCATCGCCTTGATGGAGCCCTCCGCCAGCTTGTAGAACAGCTCGCCGAGCGGGGTGAGCAGGCCCTCCTGCTGAATGCTGATCGTGGGGTAGCCGAAGCGGGCGGTGAACTCGAGCGGATAGATCCCGTTGTTGTTGACGATGCAATTGATGTCGATGTAGCCGACATAGCGCTGCTCGGCGAGTCGCGGCTCCATCTTCTTGAGCGTGGCGTTGAAGATCTTGTTGGGCTCGCTCCAGAACATCGCCGTGCCCATCTCGCCGGTCGAGGGGCCGATGTCGCCCGGGAACAACTTCTTGTGCTCGAAGTTCACGCACACCGGCGGCACGAACTCCGCGCCGTTGAAGAAGGCGCCGGTGGCCACCTCCACGCCCATGATGCGGCGCTGGAGCTGGAACTCCCTGATCCGCCCGGACCATGCGCGCTTGTAGTCCTCCAGGACCTGGAG
The sequence above is a segment of the Candidatus Eisenbacteria bacterium genome. Coding sequences within it:
- a CDS encoding M56 family metallopeptidase; amino-acid sequence: LALQWRSALEASGVSTSMTCRLHHGIRVPLVCGLRRPVLLLPEEAAGWDPAILRAVLAHEIAHLRRRDPLWLAVAHVARAIYWFHPLAWLAVRALRAESERACDDAVIRTGEKPSRYAETLLGFVPSAAPEPAAALAFMRRGGLEDRITGVLDPRRDRGALGRGERSLVIALALTGVVFLAAVQPVAVTTSRAASSAPKAESSETFDERWTTKARSVEPTSARFRNRTDSPVRIRYAEVRNVEGAARGSVGITMPELVIENRDPSRRLVALLMGFDLPTTRDRTWVDIAIAPAETARLELQSRQWSAVVPAEDASQLTLHIAGARFDDGHSWRASPSAPSGKPGTSPKDAPVAKGPSSGATPAPPAPDWADQKWPETKWPEQKDPKTQWPKTPMPDQQWPETAWPDTKDKVTPRAPDPANAPKPPRDARKIPARIRNPEGAPVMIVEALTPVHEAPKPGEQPMTWLPDVKLENRSSKTVVSVRLRYKPDTGSHAVTGQNVRIAPHGSAVVHRDLETWGRPQDMTVQLLGVRFSDGSVWGTLDSAIDARDQWVYPLSPEGR
- a CDS encoding septal ring lytic transglycosylase RlpA family protein produces the protein MRVASPPVEPQMGVASYYAGRWHGRRTASGERFDMHEMTAAHRTLPFGTRVRVTNLKNGRDVVVRINDRGPWKKKRVIDVSYAAARKLGMIGPGTVRVRLDVVAESASRLP
- a CDS encoding phosphoribosylglycinamide synthetase C domain-containing protein, coding for MPHRFLFVSYDGLIADAAWQTVKEGHDVRLSIDNAEEREIAEGFVPRSADWRADVEWADVVVFDDVLGHGKLADELRRSGKLVVGGTPYTDRLEDDRAFGQEELRAAGVSIIPQANFESFDDAMAYVSANPNRYVIKPSGEAQNLKRLLFVGEEEDGRDVLQVLEDYKRAWSGRIREFQLQRRIMGVEVATGAFFNGAEFVPPVCVNFEHKKLFPGDIGPSTGEMGTAMFWSEPNKIFNATLKKMEPRLAEQRYVGYIDINCIVNNNGIYPLEFTARFGYPTISIQQEGLLTPLGELFYKLAEGSIKAMRARSGFQVGVRIVVPPFPFNDQETFDSSSKDAVILFKTASRDGIHIEDVKTVNGEWLVTGTSGVVLIVCGTGSSMKQAQRQAYNRVRNVMIPNMYYREDIGDRWLEEDSDRLHSWGYLRE
- a CDS encoding septal ring lytic transglycosylase RlpA family protein: MHPRVWLSMLLLAFCMAGLPLRPAADTKSPDLTVDREVGVASFYGARFHRLLTASGERFNMYGMTAAHRTLPFGTRVRVTNLRNGRAVVVQINDRGPFVKGRVIDLSYAAARRLQMVQRGTEHVRIELIG